The nucleotide window TTAACTTCTCGTGATTTTCATCCACTTCATCGACTGCTAGGTCACCCCATTCGGGGCAGGAGAATGATAATGGTGACTGGGGCAAGACATGTTCAGAAGTGATGGGGTGGTCCATTCCAGGGAAGAAAACTAGTTCGTGATAGCACATGCGCAGGCATTCAATTGGTATGGTATGGACTCAAATCGGACAGAACAAAGCCAATAGATAAAGGGAAACATCTCCATAAAAGGGTTTAAAGATTGATGAAATATGTTACTTTTACAATTTTGTTTCTCATCTATTTATTTGCAATATCACTGGCCCAATGCCAAAAAGATCCAACGTTGATGAGACCTTTGAGAAATCCTTTCAATACTTTGGATGCTTTCTAACAAAATATTTGGCACTATTATGAATGGACCACTATATTTCAGTGTCTGCTCCCTCTCCCAACATCACCTACAATTTTTTATTCAAAAAATGGGGGGACCACCAAAGCAACAATGTTAGGGCTCTTTCGTACGAGGGATAAGGGATAATCAATTTcgggattaaatttgagatgagtttatcccacGTTTGGTTGGGATAAAATGATAGTATAACTAATATGAGATTAGTTATTCCGGGattgtagtgttatttttatcGCTATGGAAGAATGAAATAACAGTTCCAGGATAACTAATCCAAGGATAACTTGTTTCCTAACCAAAACGACCCTCAAGGTTTTCATGATCACTATCTGTGACACTTTTTCAACTGTTAAAAATAATGATGGATCTTGAATTTAAATGTTGTGTTTAAAGAGATGAAATAATGAATTTTGAATTGTATATCAATCCTATTTATACTTTTTCTTTTGCACATATATATAAAGTTCGACCTCAAAGTATTGAAGGAGAGTCTTGACATAACTAGTACTTATCTATAATAGATCTTTGTGATCAGATCCTTTCCCGGACCCCACGCATAACGGGAGCTTTATGTACTGGGTTGCCCGACCTCAAAGTATTGAGTTATGCAGGACCAGCGAACCCAGGATTACAACTAGTCGACAACCCTTTTCATGTGTCTTATAATAAATTTTCCTACTGTCATTCAACTACATTGCACCTTTTCTGATAAGAACAAGAAATTGAGACCCTGAAAATTTCATTAGCTTACACTTGGGAGAACAACTTCACTCGATATAATATCTTCTAAAAATCAAAAAGACAATACACATGCCTTTCCTAGTCAATAGCTGGTTCTGGCAACGAGGCAAACGTAATAAAAGAAAAGGTACCTAAACCCCAATGCATATTTCTTTATGCCATCATCCAACTTCCAACAAGTACCACATAAAGGTATCCAACTTCCAAGAAAGCCAACAAATTTTCTTTAATTAGGTCTTAGGTAAAGTGATAGAGATATAccgcgtacaatagacccttgtagtCCCGCTCTTAGTTTAGTGCTCTAGACTGCCCTTTATAAAGTGATAGAGATCGCCAAAAACGAAGAGGGTTCACAATCCGTGAAACCAAAGAAACTTTCATCCACCAATAAAGCatggcaacaacaacatatccagtaTAATTTCACAAGTGATGTTTGGAGAGTATAATGTATACTCAAACCTTACTTCTACCtcgtggaggtagaggtatttctgaagaccctcggctcaaggataaaatgaaaagaccaaTAAAGCATCGCAACTTTACTAATTTCCTACTACAAACCAACAAATCTCCTAATGAAAATACAACAGATCTAGGCATTTAGTTCTCACTAAAGTTGGTTATATAAAGCAAAAGTAAAACTAAAGGCTGAAAGTAATAATTACACCAACCATTATCCACCCAACAAGAACAAATGGTACAAAGATTGGCCCCCcacaaaggaaaatgaaaaagggCTCTACTACAATGGAGATCTGGGAAAAAAAGAAGGGGCATAAATTGTTAAATTTAAATGAAAGAAGACGGGCCCTAACCAACAGACAACAAGAAAAGTTTAATATGCTCAAATGGGGTTCTGTAAATTGGTGACGGTGCTTCTTTAGTTCAAGTACTGCACATGTAATAAAGGAATAAGGACCACCTCATTCAGATTCATTGACAAGATCAGACTGTTCATGAGTAACCCTCAAGCTTGAGCGACGGAGCTCTTCAATCCGCTCACATACCTCAGACATCGATGGTCTGTGGTCGGGATATTGAGCCGCACAATCTATTGCGAGCTGCAAGAGTTGCACCATCTCTTCCTCAACACTCTGGTACCTCAGGAGCTCGAGATCAAAAACTTCTGAAGTCCATTGCTCTCGAACGATGGATTGCACCCATCTTGGCAAGTCAACGCCTTCCTCGTTCAGGATGGCATGAGTTGGTGCCTTCCCGGTAAGAAGCTCCAAGAGCAATACCCCAAAGCTGTATACATCTGCCTTTTGGGAAACTCTACGTGGGTCAGTTACCTCTGGAGCACGATATCCAGCAACTCGGGTGGGGGTAGTTGGAGGTCCAACCAGCTGAGCTAGGCCAAAATCTGAGACTCGTGCATCATATGATTTGGTGAGAAGAACATTGGACGATTTAATATTACCATGGGAGACGCTTGAACCTTGAGAGTGTAGGTATTCAATGCCCCGAGCAGTACCAAGGGCAATGGCTGACCTGACTTCCCAATTCAAAGGCGTCCTACCAGCTCCCTTGTTTCCTGCCATATAATAGAACTTGGCAGTGAAAAGAAGAACAAAATTTTACCAAACATCTTACGAGCTCTTTGCTCACTTAAAATAGTCTTCCGAATATCATACGCTACCGTAGCAACACTTACAGATGCACTTCTAGCATATTCATGGGAAATAAGAGGAGATGTCAAGTCGAACAGATCGGTTAGATTTAGAAACATTTAGTCCCTAGCAAAAATAATCTAGAATGTGGGGCAAGAGAAATGATAGATTTCAATAGTGCAAGATAAAAGATATTGTTGGATAAAGGTTCCTGATATGACAAccaagaatgaaagaaaaaaaatagagttCTGCTTACGCAACATTTTCCTGCTAAAAAAGGAATACACTTTTTCCCACAAATATTGAAATAGAAAACATTGAAATAGCCCTTGGGATAGAATGAAATGTAATAACAGGCATCAGCCTCATTAGAGTCACATAAAGCATGCTATAAACATACACTAGACATGCTAAAGAAAGAAATTTATCTTTCATACAGTTAGGTGTTCTCCCTCAAAAGAGGCATTGCATGTAGCAGAGTAAACAACAAATCCAACTAACCAATCCACTGACTAAAGCAAGAAATTTTTTTACATGACAAGTACTAAAGCAAGAAAAGCAATAGACAATGCACTCATGTAATGGCATAGTTCCATAAAAAGAGAACTGTAATATTTGTGCCTACAACAATAAAAGATTTTCAATTGTTTACAAGGAAAGAGTGTAGCTTTTGACTCACCATGAAGAAGTGCAGACAAGCTTCCCATTGGCATATAATCATAGACAAGAAGTTTCTCCTCCCTGCTGTAATAATAAGCTCTCAGAGGCACCAAATTCTCATGATTCATCGCTCCAACCGTATCGATTTTCTCCCTAAACTCCATCTCAGATATAGTCACATCCTTCAACCTCTTAACAGCGACAACTGTTCCCATCTCCAAAACCGCCTTGTAAGCGGTTCCAAACGTCCCCTTCCCTAAAACCTCAGCAGAAGCTCTCAACAAATCCTCCAAATCAAACACTCTCGCACTGTTCCCGAAAAAGATTAGCTTTTTAACCACATTTCCACCACCACTCTCTCCTCCTTTTCCGGTAGCCGTCATTGCAGCAGCAGCAGCTGCTGCTACTGAATACCCATTGTTATTTACACCACCATTTTCAGCATCCACATTAGACTTCTCCACagaaacttcattttcttgaggCTTATAGGTACCCACATCAACAGACCTAGCATTGTTACCAGTCCTCTTTCTACACAACACAaacaaaatcaacaacaacaaaagaaaccCCACTACAGATCCAACAACAATTCCAGCAATTGCACCACCagataacttctttttcttattcCCATTCCCATTCCCAATTTCAATCCCACCAGTAGCTATAGCTGGCTGGGTCCCACCATCTCCCGGGCAAATATCCAGTGGCTTCCCACAGAGAGAATTCCCAGCAAAAGCATCAACAGGCATTTTTTGAAGACTTTTTGGAATTGACCCATTTAAGCTATTAGCAGATACATTAAactgctcaagttttggaaggttTAATTCAGGAACAGAGCCAGAAAACTGGTTATTTTCAAGCAAAAGTGTCCTCAAACGGGTTAAATTATTAAACCGAGATGGTATTTCACCAGAAAAATTGTTTTTTGCAAGATTTAACCTAACCAGTAAGTGAAGATTAAAAAGGGAATCAGGAACAGAACCAGTAAATGAGTTATCTTGAAGGTAAAGATTACGGAGCTCAACAAGTTGAGAAATATCAGAAGGGAGGAAACCCGAGAGTTTGTTAAAACGGAGACTGATTGTACGGAGGCGCGTGAGGTTAGAAATGGTGTTCGCCGGAAGCTTACCAAAAAGTGAAGACGCCGGTAACCGGAGAACGGTGACCCTGTCGTTCTCACATTGAACACCAGCCCAGTTGCAGGGAGTAGGGTTAGAAGTGTTCCACAATAACGTACGACCACCCACGGAGGCGCGTAACGCGAGTAAGGCGTTACGGTCAGAGTTCAGATCTGAAGAAGTAGTAATGGAGCAAAGAGTATGAAACAGAACAAAAAACAGCAGCATTGTTGACAAACTCGGGTGCTTAAACGCACGAGAAAAACCCAACATTGTGTTTGAAAAATTATACATTTTTCATACCAGAAAATGAAGGGTTTTGAAAAAGGAGGAGAAATGAGACAAAGTTTGTTCAACAGAGAAATGGTGTGCAGTAAGTCTAAGCGTTATTTTTTGTTGTTGGCTGATATATTAGAAAAGGGATGAAGTGACAGTGTGACActggtttttttatttttaaggtgGGGGGGAAGGTAGAAATATTAGAAATACAGGGTGTAAAATgggaattattgaaaataaaataaagaagaaacaaacCCTAGCTGTTACTATTTCTGATAATGGTCAACAGCAACGAGAGTTGATGGGTGTAATAAGTACATAAAGAAAGTGGACTGTTTTCTGCTGCTACTAATGAGTGAGGAGTCCAACACTTTCTtttagattttctttttctttttaaattattgTAGGGGTATTTGTTCTTTTCATTTTCGTATATCGTATTATTTGATCCCTCGATTTTTTTAactatatattattttctttgtttcgagtatcttattattattattatctttattaTTTTCAATATGGCTTttttactattattattttttttcaaacgtgctttaaaatgtttttttttgttaaaccGAGAACAAGTCTTTTTACgttcataaggtaggggtaagatctgcacACATGTGTGGATGTAGCTTGTCAATGGCGGATTCAATTGAATGCATAACTTTCGATGCggaataaaatttatatataaaagttcgttaaaaattgcaaaaatagtaaatatgaatccataactttaaaaatataatgagttcaatgttAAAACCTTAAAAGTTGAAGCCGTAAAATTTAAATCGTGGATCCGTTATTATGCTTTCCAAATCCCAAGAATAGAAcgtacatgttgttattgttggtctttttcctttttctttttttctttttttggggtTCAGCTTTGCTATAGAATTTCTTGAGTGGATAAAAAGCTTTAAAGATTTACTTTGATTTTCTTTATGAAAAAAGTAGCTTCCTGCAACTTGGACTAACTGTTCTTTGAATTTCTTGAACTGTggttctctttatttttttctcatttataAAGGTTTTGTTgccaataaattatttttacttgtttgttATTCATGAAAGAACAACAAATGTGAAAGGAAAGAAATAAGAATGCCGTTCATGTGTTTTTTATCCGGGGTTTTTCCCATTAAAAATGagatataataattaatttacaattttatttttattaaataaaaaaaatcaaggtATTTTGGTCTTTGGATAAGTCATCTCTTGTTCAatccaataataataattacaccgTAACTCTCAAAAACGTTGGAATCAGGTATATAAAATTCTCACAGCCTACGTTTCTCCATTTAAATTAATCTTAAGCCAAAATTCAATGAAACAAaatgaaaatatatcaaaattataaaactatACAGAATTACTTACCTAAAAACGAAATGCCAGTCAAACTCAGTTATAAATTTAAAACGAATTCTTGTACCAAATTATTTTTTCTGGTAACCCAAGAATCCAAAATTCAGTTTGCATTTAAGGGGAGGACATTTTGACGTGAAAGAAAGAGGTAGGCTAATGACGTGGGTCCGAATGCAACACATTTTAATCCATTCTCAGTTTGTCATTTTTATTTGAGGGCCCAACCATATCAAAATCCTCTATTAGTATACTTGTATAAAGGGCAAAAGGGTAGTCTGGGGCACCAAGTGTTACGATCGAAAAAATCAGATGTCATGCATAAGCTAGTAAATCAAatcttgaacgacgataaatcatacaAGAAAGAGAAATATATtaaaagagacacaaatatttaacgtggttcggtcaattgacctacatccacggcggagatgagcaattcactatataaaaagagagtataaaatacgagagaacaatctcacgaagaggtaaacacaagtgacacactaacacttgtcccgtaaagttctccccctaaacacgatCCTCAAACCTCATATGGCTATATTGTGGAAGTTGTTGAATGAGAAGGaatgatcctcaatttatagaagtccaaatcttttcctacaagaaaaaggactagccaaatatgggaGATTTATCATTTCTTTCTATAAGAAGGAAAATTCAATTATGGTAAACATGATGTCATTTCCTTCATGAGATAGAAAAACCAACTATGGTGAGAAAATTTAGACATACACCTAACACTAAGATCTCGCTATGAGCGAGGTTTGAGGAATGATTGGACTATAATGATCTATTATACATAATCTTACATGCAATTCtgtaagaaaatattttcacGGCTTGAACTCGTGACTTCTTGATCGTATGACAACAACAACTGAATTTATTATCTTAAGAAAAGAGGGCttaaattgtcaactttcgaAACAAC belongs to Nicotiana tabacum cultivar K326 chromosome 6, ASM71507v2, whole genome shotgun sequence and includes:
- the LOC107808619 gene encoding putative inactive receptor kinase At1g48480; the encoded protein is MYNFSNTMLGFSRAFKHPSLSTMLLFFVLFHTLCSITTSSDLNSDRNALLALRASVGGRTLLWNTSNPTPCNWAGVQCENDRVTVLRLPASSLFGKLPANTISNLTRLRTISLRFNKLSGFLPSDISQLVELRNLYLQDNSFTGSVPDSLFNLHLLVRLNLAKNNFSGEIPSRFNNLTRLRTLLLENNQFSGSVPELNLPKLEQFNVSANSLNGSIPKSLQKMPVDAFAGNSLCGKPLDICPGDGGTQPAIATGGIEIGNGNGNKKKKLSGGAIAGIVVGSVVGFLLLLLILFVLCRKRTGNNARSVDVGTYKPQENEVSVEKSNVDAENGGVNNNGYSVAAAAAAAMTATGKGGESGGGNVVKKLIFFGNSARVFDLEDLLRASAEVLGKGTFGTAYKAVLEMGTVVAVKRLKDVTISEMEFREKIDTVGAMNHENLVPLRAYYYSREEKLLVYDYMPMGSLSALLHGNKGAGRTPLNWEVRSAIALGTARGIEYLHSQGSSVSHGNIKSSNVLLTKSYDARVSDFGLAQLVGPPTTPTRVAGYRAPEVTDPRRVSQKADVYSFGVLLLELLTGKAPTHAILNEEGVDLPRWVQSIVREQWTSEVFDLELLRYQSVEEEMVQLLQLAIDCAAQYPDHRPSMSEVCERIEELRRSSLRVTHEQSDLVNESE